The Triticum aestivum cultivar Chinese Spring chromosome 3A, IWGSC CS RefSeq v2.1, whole genome shotgun sequence genome includes a region encoding these proteins:
- the LOC123061315 gene encoding ferruginol synthase, producing the protein MGWLPPSSPHWRALRKLCSGELFAPHRLDAHQSIRREKVQQLASHVARLSREGAAVDASRGVFTTALNLLSCTIFSADIIDLDDREGTGQFRAMIASFTEVVGLPNLSDFFHVLVKIRFESLTDKSKFDTQPKLFIHLALVPDTLNHRQRRRHDQVSQEISTLTVSLSTNTLKFYAPRRYLC; encoded by the exons ATGGGCTGGCTCCCGCCCAGCAGCCCCCACTGGCGCGCCCTCCGCAAGTTGTGCTCGGGGGAGCTCTTCGCGCCGCACCGCCTCGACGCGCACCAGTCCATCCGCCGAGAGAAGGTGCAGCAGCTCGCGTCCCACGTCGCTCGGCTGTCCCGGGAGGGCGCCGCCGTGGACGCCAGCCGCGGCGTGTTCACCACCGCGTTGAACCTGCTCTCCTGCACCATATTCTCAGCGGACATCATCGACCTCGACGACAGAGAAGGGACAGGGCAGTTCAGGGCCATGATCGCAAGCTTCACGGAGGTCGTCGGGCTGCCCAACCTGTCGGACTTCTTCCAT GTGCTTGTCAAGATCCGATTCGAGAGCCTGACCGACAAGAGCAAGTTCGACACGCAGCCGAAGCTCTTCATCCACCTCGCCCTCGTCCCCGACACTCTCAATCATCGACAGCGGCGTCGGCATGACCAAGTCAG CCAGGAGATCTCAACGCTCACGGTTTCTCTGTCAACAAACacactgaaattctatgctccacgGAG ATATCTTTGCTAA